From one Nitrosococcus halophilus Nc 4 genomic stretch:
- a CDS encoding YfhL family 4Fe-4S dicluster ferredoxin translates to MALLITDECINCDVCEPECPNGAISQGEEIYVIEPKLCTECVGHFETPQCVEVCPVECIIPDPGRKETQEELEGKYKALMAQSE, encoded by the coding sequence ATGGCTTTATTGATTACCGACGAGTGCATCAACTGCGATGTCTGCGAGCCCGAGTGCCCTAATGGAGCAATTTCCCAAGGAGAGGAGATTTATGTCATTGAGCCCAAGCTCTGTACGGAGTGTGTCGGGCATTTTGAGACTCCCCAATGCGTTGAGGTTTGTCCAGTGGAATGTATTATTCCTGATCCTGGCCGTAAAGAAACCCAAGAGGAGCTAGAGGGCAAATATAAAGCGCTGATGGCTCAATCGGAGTAA
- a CDS encoding M16 family metallopeptidase gives MTPFIRLLGTFVVLVLPLAAVAKVHEFTLENGLKLLVKEDPRAPVMVSQVWYKVGSSYEHSGITGISHMLEHMMFKGTKTLEPNQFSQIISANGGEENAFTGRDYTAYFEQMANDRVEVSFRLEADRMRNLVLDPEELRKEKQVVMEERRMRTEDNPNALTYERFNATAFLSSPYHHPIIGWMSDIQHYGLKDLQAWYQKWYAPNNATVVVVGDVDPEAIYTLAKKYFGPLEPETITPPKPQQEIPQNGRREIFVKAPAELPYLLLGWKVPVIKTAEEDWEAYALEVLAGILDGGRSSRFSKELIRGSQVATSVGVSYDLYARGQDQLVIAGVPAQGHTIAELEEAIGAQIQRLQKELVSKEELERIKNQVVAHKVFEQDSMFFQAMQLGLLETVGLDWRLADAYVDRVQAITAQQVQAVAQKYLLEGNLTRAELVPLPIQPGEEAPPTQPTEGGRHVS, from the coding sequence ATGACGCCATTCATACGCTTGCTAGGGACCTTTGTGGTCTTGGTGCTGCCGCTGGCGGCTGTGGCCAAAGTGCATGAATTTACCCTGGAGAACGGGCTAAAACTCCTGGTTAAGGAAGACCCTCGCGCACCAGTGATGGTCTCCCAAGTGTGGTACAAGGTAGGCTCTAGCTACGAGCACAGTGGGATCACCGGCATTTCCCATATGCTGGAGCATATGATGTTTAAGGGTACCAAAACCCTGGAGCCTAACCAATTTTCGCAAATTATTTCCGCTAACGGCGGCGAGGAGAATGCCTTTACGGGCCGCGATTATACGGCCTATTTTGAGCAAATGGCCAATGACCGGGTGGAGGTGAGCTTCCGCTTGGAGGCTGATCGCATGCGTAATCTGGTGCTCGATCCCGAGGAACTACGCAAGGAAAAGCAGGTGGTGATGGAAGAGCGGCGTATGCGCACGGAAGATAACCCCAATGCCTTGACCTACGAGCGTTTTAACGCCACGGCCTTTCTGAGTAGTCCTTATCATCATCCCATCATTGGCTGGATGAGTGATATCCAACATTATGGGCTAAAGGATTTGCAGGCCTGGTATCAGAAATGGTATGCCCCTAACAATGCCACGGTCGTGGTGGTGGGCGATGTGGACCCGGAGGCCATCTATACTTTGGCCAAAAAGTATTTCGGTCCCCTGGAGCCGGAGACGATCACTCCGCCGAAACCCCAGCAAGAGATTCCCCAGAATGGCCGTCGGGAGATCTTCGTGAAGGCCCCGGCCGAGCTGCCTTATCTGTTGTTAGGCTGGAAAGTTCCCGTCATCAAGACTGCTGAAGAGGATTGGGAGGCCTACGCCCTGGAAGTGCTAGCAGGAATCCTGGATGGGGGGCGCAGTTCCCGTTTCTCCAAGGAACTGATCCGGGGCAGTCAGGTCGCTACCAGTGTGGGGGTTAGCTACGATCTTTATGCCCGTGGCCAGGACCAGTTGGTGATTGCCGGGGTCCCGGCCCAAGGACATACCATCGCCGAGTTAGAGGAGGCTATTGGGGCCCAGATCCAGCGGTTGCAAAAGGAGCTGGTAAGCAAAGAAGAACTGGAGCGAATCAAAAACCAAGTCGTGGCCCATAAAGTCTTTGAGCAGGATTCCATGTTCTTTCAAGCCATGCAGTTGGGTTTGTTGGAGACAGTGGGCTTAGACTGGCGGCTAGCCGATGCCTATGTGGATCGTGTACAGGCCATCACCGCTCAGCAAGTTCAAGCGGTGGCCCAAAAATATCTGCTGGAGGGCAATTTGACCCGAGCGGAATTGGTGCCTTTGCCTATTCAGCCGGGAGAAGAAGCACCCCCAACTCAGCCCACCGAGGGAGGCCGCCATGTTTCGTAG
- the coaD gene encoding pantetheine-phosphate adenylyltransferase produces MPNITAVYPGTFDPITRGHSDLVARAAPLFERIIVAVAASPVKAPCFSLEERVSLAEEVLADHPNVEVQGFDSLLADFARDCGARVLLRGLRAVSDFEYEFQLASMNRHLVPEVETLFLTPAEQYAFISASLVREVAALGGDVSPFVHPSVLAALTEKLG; encoded by the coding sequence ATGCCAAATATTACTGCTGTTTACCCAGGGACTTTTGACCCTATTACCCGAGGTCATAGTGATTTGGTGGCGCGCGCGGCCCCCTTATTTGAGCGGATTATTGTGGCCGTTGCCGCCAGTCCCGTGAAAGCACCCTGCTTTTCATTAGAGGAACGGGTGTCTTTGGCCGAAGAGGTCTTGGCGGATCACCCTAATGTGGAAGTGCAAGGCTTTGATAGTTTGCTGGCGGATTTTGCCCGGGATTGTGGCGCCCGCGTGTTGCTGCGAGGGTTGCGGGCAGTATCCGACTTTGAGTACGAATTTCAATTAGCCAGCATGAATCGCCACTTGGTGCCGGAAGTGGAAACGCTGTTTCTGACACCTGCCGAGCAATATGCCTTTATTTCGGCTAGCCTAGTACGGGAGGTGGCCGCTTTAGGAGGCGATGTATCGCCTTTTGTGCATCCTAGTGTGCTGGCTGCGCTGACTGAAAAATTGGGCTAA
- the rsmD gene encoding 16S rRNA (guanine(966)-N(2))-methyltransferase RsmD: MPPKGRAGASRGQVRIIGGLWRGRKLTFSPRPGLRPTPDRVRETLFNWLQPVIMGAHCLDLFAGSGVLGLEASSRGAAQVVMVEKDPRVCREIYAQVMRLDAKGVEVVASEALAYLRSPTQSFDIAFLDPPFGSELLGPCCEHLEQGGWLTLGAYIYLEARGRGGLPPLPASWELVHSKQAGEVGYYLARRS, encoded by the coding sequence GTGCCGCCGAAGGGTAGAGCCGGAGCTTCCCGAGGCCAGGTTCGGATTATTGGTGGTCTCTGGCGCGGTCGGAAACTCACCTTTTCCCCTCGCCCAGGGCTGCGCCCTACCCCGGATCGGGTTCGGGAGACCTTATTTAATTGGCTTCAGCCGGTGATTATGGGCGCCCATTGCTTGGATTTATTTGCAGGCAGCGGCGTCTTGGGTCTGGAGGCCAGTTCCCGGGGGGCGGCGCAAGTGGTCATGGTGGAGAAGGATCCGCGGGTCTGTCGGGAAATTTATGCTCAGGTAATGCGCCTTGATGCTAAGGGGGTAGAGGTGGTTGCCAGTGAGGCTTTGGCTTATCTCCGGAGCCCTACTCAAAGTTTTGATATTGCTTTTTTAGACCCCCCCTTTGGGAGTGAGTTGCTAGGGCCCTGCTGCGAGCACCTGGAGCAGGGCGGTTGGTTGACCCTCGGCGCCTACATTTATCTGGAGGCCCGGGGCCGTGGGGGTTTACCGCCTTTGCCCGCTAGCTGGGAGTTAGTGCACAGCAAACAAGCCGGGGAAGTGGGGTATTATTTGGCTCGCCGTAGTTAA
- a CDS encoding M16 family metallopeptidase yields MFRSLLVLILWGIAGTVSAAPDIQHWTAANGARVYFIQAKELPMVDIRVVFDAGAARDGDQPGLARLSNALLSEGAGELDADAIAERFDSLGAQFGTQAERDMAVVSLRSLTRPEILQPALETMALVLAKPAMPSGAFERVRKRMEATLQRQLQSPSSLASRAFYRHLYGDYPYAHLPSGTEEGLASLSRDDALAFHQRHYVGRNAVVAIVGALDRTQAEEVAEQVIGDLPAGKPAPTLPSVPSLEEASREVITYPSTQTTVILGTVGMRRGDPDYFPLYVGNHVLGGSGLVSRISVELREKRGLTYSAYSYFSPMRRRGPYILALQTRNEQAEEALQVLRNTLKEFMTRGPGEEELQFAKQNITGGFPLRIDSNGEKVQYLAMIGFYRLPLDYLETFTSQVEAVTVAQIREAFQKRVDLDKMVTVMVGGAAEG; encoded by the coding sequence ATGTTTCGTAGTCTGCTCGTTTTAATTCTATGGGGTATTGCGGGGACGGTTTCGGCAGCCCCTGATATTCAGCACTGGACCGCGGCAAACGGGGCGCGGGTCTATTTTATCCAGGCCAAGGAACTGCCCATGGTGGATATCCGGGTGGTCTTTGACGCCGGTGCGGCCCGGGATGGGGACCAACCGGGATTGGCCCGATTGAGCAATGCTTTATTGTCGGAGGGCGCGGGCGAGCTGGATGCCGATGCCATCGCCGAGCGTTTCGATAGCCTGGGCGCCCAATTTGGCACCCAAGCCGAGCGGGACATGGCAGTAGTGAGTCTACGCAGCCTGACAAGGCCTGAAATTTTGCAGCCGGCGCTGGAGACCATGGCCTTGGTTTTGGCCAAGCCTGCCATGCCATCAGGGGCTTTTGAGCGAGTGCGCAAACGCATGGAGGCCACCCTACAAAGGCAGTTGCAGTCGCCAAGCAGTCTTGCTAGCCGAGCCTTTTACCGTCACCTTTACGGCGATTATCCTTATGCTCATTTACCTTCAGGGACCGAGGAGGGGCTAGCCAGTCTGAGCCGGGATGACGCCTTGGCTTTCCATCAGCGCCACTATGTGGGTCGTAATGCGGTAGTGGCCATTGTAGGCGCCCTGGACCGTACTCAGGCCGAAGAAGTCGCAGAGCAGGTGATAGGCGATTTGCCCGCCGGAAAACCGGCGCCCACGCTACCTTCTGTACCTAGCCTCGAGGAGGCCAGTAGGGAGGTCATTACTTATCCTTCCACCCAAACCACCGTCATCCTGGGCACGGTAGGCATGCGCCGTGGCGATCCCGACTATTTCCCCTTATATGTGGGGAACCATGTATTGGGCGGCAGCGGCCTGGTGTCACGGATCAGTGTGGAACTGCGGGAGAAAAGGGGCCTGACCTATAGCGCCTACAGCTATTTTAGCCCCATGCGTCGCCGGGGTCCCTATATTTTGGCGTTACAGACCCGCAATGAACAGGCGGAGGAAGCCTTGCAGGTGCTGCGCAACACTCTGAAAGAGTTTATGACCAGGGGGCCCGGTGAGGAGGAACTCCAGTTTGCCAAGCAAAATATTACCGGGGGGTTTCCACTAAGAATCGATAGTAATGGGGAGAAAGTCCAGTATCTTGCTATGATTGGTTTCTATCGATTGCCGCTGGATTATTTGGAAACCTTTACCTCCCAGGTGGAAGCGGTCACGGTGGCCCAGATTCGGGAGGCCTTTCAGAAAAGAGTTGATCTAGATAAGATGGTCACGGTTATGGTGGGTGGTGCCGCCGAAGGGTAG